The following are encoded in a window of Wolbachia endosymbiont (group B) of Hofmannophila pseudospretella genomic DNA:
- a CDS encoding TraR/DksA family transcriptional regulator, which translates to MEKLIKIKLPEDYVPSENEEYMNVKQLEYFSLKLQSILSEMEKQDLEDSSIYSDRDSENGELIKRRKDRKEKIKEALEKIKLGIYGYCDGTGEEIGVERLKANPLAMYCIEEQERIEKEKNVYNIND; encoded by the coding sequence ATGGAAAAATTAATAAAAATAAAGTTACCGGAAGATTACGTTCCTTCAGAAAATGAAGAATATATGAACGTAAAACAACTGGAATACTTTAGCTTAAAGTTACAATCAATACTCTCTGAAATGGAGAAACAAGATCTAGAAGATAGTAGTATTTATTCTGATAGAGATAGTGAAAATGGAGAATTAATTAAGCGCCGAAAAGATAGAAAAGAAAAAATTAAGGAGGCGTTGGAAAAAATAAAATTAGGCATTTATGGTTACTGCGATGGAACGGGAGAAGAAATAGGAGTCGAAAGACTTAAAGCTAATCCGCTTGCTATGTATTGTATTGAAGAACAAGAGAGAATAGAAAAAGAAAAGAACGTGTATAACATTAATGATTAG
- a CDS encoding class II aldolase/adducin family protein, translated as MLLTNSELKRDLVNAYQILSYLKLDDHTYTHLSVRSEDKKSFYVYPFGIRFDEVDESSLMKVSFDGNIIEGKEYQYNKTGYVIHGFIYQARKDIQAIFHLHTPSIVAVSSLKDGLIPISQWALHFYNKVSYHDYNSLALDDTEGKRLIADLKENFVMLMRNHGSITCGQTIQEAMFYTYHLEQACKTQCLTLAMNRGLSIPSEEICSKAVKDLLSFESNLGERDWHAWVRLIKGKL; from the coding sequence ATGTTATTAACAAATAGTGAGTTGAAAAGAGACCTAGTTAACGCCTATCAGATTTTATCTTATCTTAAATTAGATGATCATACGTATACTCATCTCTCTGTACGTTCTGAAGATAAAAAGTCATTTTATGTTTATCCGTTTGGTATACGTTTTGATGAAGTAGATGAAAGTTCATTGATGAAAGTATCGTTTGATGGGAATATAATTGAAGGCAAAGAATATCAATATAATAAAACTGGCTATGTAATCCATGGCTTCATTTATCAAGCAAGGAAAGATATTCAAGCAATTTTTCATCTACATACACCTTCTATTGTAGCAGTTTCTTCTCTCAAGGATGGATTAATCCCAATAAGTCAGTGGGCGCTGCACTTTTATAATAAGGTATCTTACCATGATTATAATTCCCTGGCACTTGATGATACGGAAGGAAAAAGATTAATAGCTGATTTGAAAGAAAATTTTGTGATGTTAATGCGCAATCATGGATCTATAACATGTGGTCAGACTATACAAGAAGCAATGTTTTATACGTATCACTTAGAACAAGCTTGTAAAACTCAATGCCTGACGCTAGCAATGAATAGGGGGTTGTCAATTCCAAGTGAAGAAATTTGCTCAAAAGCCGTAAAGGATCTTCTGTCTTTCGAAAGCAATCTTGGTGAGAGAGATTGGCACGCATGGGTTAGGTTGATTAAAGGTAAGTTATAA
- a CDS encoding ankyrin repeat domain-containing protein produces the protein MKFWITFNLTYFSGEFIVSRKKALKILGFESSDAPSEQEIKSAYRKLALKYHPDKHSGESEVVKKQNEEKFKKLGTAYEFLTKKNIEGVKNLTDENLNEINSPEDLRFYLSRALYNQDIKFLEKLFSKFKSSKDGRFGDYINEELICIYSPLSIALMQAKDSRNYSILKLLLENGADPNIKLLHNEASLYYCRVLDDSRIVELLLQYGADPNMVDRNGKNPLFEAFLFDDDHTMEILLKYGANPNMLDENGRGPLYQAINCDNDKREKYLELLLKYGADPNQKVNGSRVIECAPYFTNNGVMNLIKTLTLPYGSNDKVKGLMAEYGGVDRRYLRDQTILTCCCLIVASATFFSIASPLRYVPTAIFALAACFFIKNAVHAAFFAKEPSTEFTEARACPEISKRGYNI, from the coding sequence TTGAAATTTTGGATTACGTTTAATTTAACATATTTCAGTGGGGAATTTATTGTAAGTAGAAAGAAAGCTTTAAAAATATTAGGTTTTGAATCAAGCGATGCGCCCAGTGAACAAGAAATTAAATCAGCGTATAGAAAATTGGCCTTGAAATATCATCCTGATAAACATTCAGGTGAAAGTGAGGTTGTGAAGAAACAAAATGAGGAGAAATTTAAAAAGCTAGGTACTGCATATGAATTTCTCACTAAGAAAAATATAGAAGGGGTTAAAAATCTAACTGACGAAAATTTAAATGAAATTAATTCGCCTGAAGATTTGAGGTTTTACTTAAGTAGAGCTCTATATAATCAGGATATAAAGTTTCTTGAAAAGCTTTTTTCCAAATTCAAAAGCAGTAAAGATGGAAGATTTGGTGATTACATCAATGAAGAACTTATTTGTATTTACTCTCCATTATCTATTGCTTTAATGCAAGCTAAAGATTCAAGAAATTATAGTATTTTGAAACTTCTTTTAGAAAATGGTGCTGATCCTAATATAAAGCTATTACATAATGAAGCTTCGTTATACTATTGTAGGGTTCTCGACGACAGCAGAATTGTAGAGTTATTGTTACAATATGGTGCTGATCCTAATATGGTAGATAGAAATGGTAAAAATCCGTTGTTTGAAGCGTTTTTGTTTGATGATGATCATACTATGGAAATACTTTTGAAATATGGTGCTAATCCTAATATGTTAGATGAAAATGGTCGAGGTCCATTATATCAAGCAATCAATTGTGACAACGATAAACGCGAAAAATATTTAGAGTTGCTTCTAAAGTATGGTGCAGATCCTAATCAGAAGGTTAATGGCTCCAGAGTTATAGAGTGTGCTCCATATTTCACTAATAATGGTGTAATGAATTTGATTAAAACGCTTACTCTGCCATACGGTAGCAATGATAAAGTTAAAGGGTTGATGGCTGAATACGGTGGAGTTGATAGACGTTATCTACGTGATCAAACGATACTGACTTGTTGTTGCTTAATCGTCGCTTCTGCTACTTTTTTTAGTATAGCTTCTCCTTTGCGCTATGTACCGACAGCAATATTTGCACTTGCTGCATGTTTTTTTATTAAAAATGCTGTACATGCTGCATTTTTTGCAAAAGAACCTTCTACTGAATTTACCGAAGCTAGAGCTTGTCCAGAGATTAGTAAAAGAGGCTATAATATCTAA
- the tsaB gene encoding tRNA (adenosine(37)-N6)-threonylcarbamoyltransferase complex dimerization subunit type 1 TsaB — MSILAINTVGAGSSIAVIDYDGNCFVERNSANNSHAESFFQILNTLFDKHNYSYDKIDHLAVIVGPGSFTGIRVGISTAQGINLATNKPLYGVSALEAQAYAISLLCANSKKNIKAIIEDDQKFYTQLFDFNLLPLSNPAVVSELQPETDCITYMDCSLPKLDASHAGLLVRYRLKNKQKLNGVEALYLNEPQYMKSLPIA, encoded by the coding sequence ATGTCCATTCTAGCAATTAATACTGTAGGTGCTGGTAGTTCAATAGCAGTAATTGATTACGATGGTAATTGTTTTGTAGAACGCAATTCTGCAAACAATAGTCATGCAGAATCATTTTTTCAAATACTGAATACTTTGTTTGATAAGCATAATTACAGCTACGATAAAATAGACCATTTAGCAGTGATAGTTGGACCAGGAAGTTTTACTGGAATCAGAGTTGGTATATCAACTGCACAAGGTATAAATCTTGCTACAAATAAGCCGTTATATGGGGTTAGTGCGCTGGAAGCTCAAGCATATGCAATATCGCTACTTTGTGCAAATAGCAAAAAAAATATTAAAGCTATAATCGAAGATGATCAAAAGTTTTATACGCAATTATTTGATTTCAATTTGTTACCGCTATCAAATCCTGCTGTAGTAAGTGAACTCCAGCCTGAAACGGACTGCATTACATATATGGATTGCAGTTTACCAAAGTTGGATGCTAGCCATGCAGGGCTATTAGTCCGTTATAGACTAAAAAATAAACAAAAATTAAATGGAGTTGAGGCTCTATATTTAAATGAGCCTCAGTATATGAAATCGTTGCCTATTGCGTAA
- a CDS encoding heme exporter protein CcmB translates to MISSVKKLVINDNNLTYIVCIFIIMLSLSSYTLENNSKQEVILTLTWICATFVLQISTNNLFTSDYHDGILEQIFVQPLSSRLIVAYKIFAHWLLFGLPISVISFMFSFAILGNNIEHSIAVGVSLLFNTLIIINISATGNALMIGRNNLASGVSQILVLPMIMPTFVYFKLLTQFENLSLNIYTLLITILIFVILIVNSTITTHIALKFAVEQD, encoded by the coding sequence ATGATTAGTTCGGTAAAAAAATTAGTAATAAATGATAATAATCTTACTTATATAGTATGTATTTTTATTATAATGTTAAGTTTATCTTCATATACACTTGAAAACAATAGTAAACAAGAAGTCATATTAACATTAACATGGATATGTGCTACATTTGTTTTGCAGATCTCTACAAATAATTTATTTACATCTGATTATCATGATGGAATATTAGAGCAAATCTTTGTACAGCCACTCTCTTCTAGGCTAATAGTTGCTTATAAAATCTTCGCTCACTGGTTGTTATTTGGGTTACCGATTTCAGTGATTTCTTTCATGTTCAGCTTTGCAATTCTAGGCAATAATATTGAACATTCAATAGCAGTTGGAGTGTCTTTATTATTTAATACGCTGATAATCATTAATATTTCAGCTACTGGAAATGCATTGATGATTGGTCGAAATAACTTAGCATCAGGAGTGTCGCAAATTCTTGTTTTGCCAATGATAATGCCAACTTTTGTATATTTCAAATTGCTAACTCAATTTGAAAATTTATCCTTGAATATTTATACACTACTAATCACCATCTTAATTTTTGTCATTTTAATTGTTAATAGCACTATAACTACTCACATAGCATTAAAATTTGCTGTGGAGCAGGATTGA
- a CDS encoding YggT family protein: protein MHPIIYLLNLLLDFYSFILICSVVLDLLIKLNVVNMYNEVVSKIMQTLNRLTHPPLKVIRRYIQPFNGLDLSVMILIIAIHFVKYTITYYFK from the coding sequence ATGCATCCAATCATATACTTGCTTAATCTGCTACTTGATTTTTACAGCTTCATTCTAATATGCTCAGTTGTTCTGGATTTGTTGATTAAATTGAATGTGGTTAACATGTATAATGAAGTTGTAAGCAAAATAATGCAAACTTTAAACCGACTTACCCATCCTCCACTAAAGGTTATCAGAAGGTATATACAACCATTCAATGGATTAGATTTATCCGTGATGATATTGATAATAGCAATTCACTTTGTAAAATATACAATTACTTATTACTTTAAGTAG
- a CDS encoding TRP75-related protein — protein MLKIFSKVLFILIFLVSSFFTVHNVEAKSKVKLSKRYTPPGNPGGTNFHADEEFADSYKLYEKRREILKKRKLQGQTNVNVNKEDLIKKLKEKKIASLDNEPNNVGACIVEDGEDAMINQHGINLARLKGAVFIDQEPVSQYEGKQHKKSEQQKGKKVTSTREKKVSPINVTIKETPSRRTCSHDSITDLNRTPQHSLNGSSSFGSVVDTVK, from the coding sequence ATGCTTAAGATCTTTTCTAAAGTTTTATTTATATTAATATTTTTGGTTTCTAGTTTCTTTACTGTACATAATGTTGAAGCTAAGTCTAAAGTGAAGCTTAGTAAAAGGTACACACCTCCTGGTAATCCTGGTGGTACAAATTTTCATGCAGATGAGGAATTTGCTGATTCATATAAACTATATGAAAAGCGTAGGGAGATTCTCAAGAAAAGAAAGTTACAAGGTCAAACTAATGTTAACGTAAATAAAGAAGATCTAATCAAAAAATTAAAAGAAAAAAAAATTGCTAGCCTTGATAACGAGCCAAACAACGTGGGAGCTTGCATAGTTGAAGATGGGGAGGATGCTATGATCAATCAGCATGGTATTAATCTTGCACGTTTAAAGGGTGCTGTATTTATAGATCAAGAGCCAGTTTCTCAGTATGAAGGTAAGCAGCATAAAAAAAGTGAACAACAAAAAGGGAAAAAAGTTACTTCAACACGAGAAAAAAAAGTTTCCCCTATAAATGTTACTATAAAAGAAACTCCATCAAGAAGAACGTGCTCTCATGATTCTATTACTGATCTAAATAGAACACCACAGCATAGTTTAAATGGTTCAAGTTCATTTGGCAGTGTAGTTGACACAGTAAAATAG
- a CDS encoding cation:dicarboxylate symporter family transporter, giving the protein MLQLLTLLAVITSVILFGHLVPMEVKTFLYSISLSIKEILLFIMPFIVFALIFSSVNNLKQSAIKFILLIIITIFLSNLTSSLIAYSAWHFILQNTYSIQNVIQHEETIVPLWSFELPIMLSNFRALAYGFVSSLIMSTLLPKKSKELSHKMSDLIFVILKTFLTPVIPMFVLGFAFKMQHDQVLSTIFMNYSIIFIIIASVTYLYVFLLYGAANSFKITSWIASIGNMIPAFITAMSTMSSNAAMPLTIEGSKKNVKQPDIASSVVPITASFHLVGDCFFIIILSMIMTFGGALSATDYVTFLLYFLLFKFAIVAVPAGGIMVMLPVLEKYLNFSPEMLSLITALYIVFDPIITSANVMGNGAFTMMFTKLYDKLK; this is encoded by the coding sequence ATGTTACAATTACTAACCTTACTTGCTGTTATCACTTCAGTTATACTTTTTGGTCATCTAGTTCCAATGGAAGTAAAAACCTTCTTGTATTCAATAAGCCTTAGTATAAAAGAGATCCTACTATTTATAATGCCTTTTATTGTTTTTGCATTAATCTTTAGTAGTGTTAACAATCTTAAGCAGTCGGCTATAAAGTTTATATTGTTAATTATTATAACGATTTTCTTGTCGAACCTTACCTCAAGTCTAATAGCTTATTCTGCTTGGCACTTTATCTTACAAAATACTTATTCAATACAGAACGTAATACAGCATGAAGAAACAATTGTACCTTTATGGTCGTTTGAGCTACCGATAATGCTTTCCAACTTTCGTGCTCTTGCTTATGGGTTTGTGTCCAGCTTAATAATGTCTACTTTGCTGCCTAAAAAAAGCAAAGAACTTTCTCACAAAATGTCAGATTTAATTTTTGTTATTTTGAAGACATTCTTGACACCAGTTATTCCAATGTTTGTACTTGGATTTGCTTTTAAAATGCAGCATGACCAGGTTCTATCTACAATATTTATGAATTACTCAATAATTTTTATTATTATAGCATCTGTAACCTACCTTTATGTTTTTCTCTTATATGGAGCAGCAAATTCATTCAAGATCACAAGCTGGATAGCTAGTATAGGCAATATGATACCTGCATTTATTACTGCAATGAGCACAATGTCTAGTAATGCAGCTATGCCGCTTACTATTGAAGGAAGCAAAAAAAATGTAAAGCAGCCTGATATAGCATCGTCTGTTGTGCCAATAACTGCTAGCTTTCATTTAGTAGGTGATTGCTTTTTTATTATAATACTATCAATGATAATGACTTTTGGTGGTGCATTGTCTGCAACAGACTATGTGACTTTCCTTCTCTACTTTCTGTTATTTAAATTTGCTATTGTTGCAGTTCCAGCGGGAGGGATTATGGTAATGTTGCCTGTTCTTGAGAAGTATCTTAATTTCTCTCCAGAGATGCTTTCATTAATTACAGCATTGTATATAGTGTTTGACCCAATAATAACTTCAGCAAATGTTATGGGTAACGGTGCGTTCACTATGATGTTTACAAAGCTCTATGATAAGCTTAAGTGA
- a CDS encoding IS630 family transposase (programmed frameshift) — MALRSKLLDEKVVNLAKEMLKKVRNNAYVSKKLQAVIAGKESSISAVARICKISRTALTEWIKHLKFGRVERLFSPSQRRRKSKLNKNQREQIEIWVERNPNITIKEVQIKISEEFGLNISKSTVHREIQRMKFSYITPRPIHHKQDKNKQEEFKKYFNKIVNSHPEKEVFFDESRFGTHSKIGHGWFKKGVRTQVKMKIGRQNFYIYSAVNPRSGKKISLLAPYVNTDCMNIFLEQMSKDLGTKEAFLVMDCASWHRSKSLKIQENITIIYLPPYSPELNPVERLWQYIKYNTLRNSIYDTIGLLEDVLCNFIVNISSTTIKRVCNVSYLFGQ; from the exons ATGGCATTAAGGTCAAAACTATTAGACGAAAAAGTTGTAAATTTGGCGAAAGAAATGTTAAAAAAGGTCAGAAATAACGCATATGTTTCAAAAAAGTTACAAGCGGTGATAGCAGGAAAAGAAAGTAGTATAAGCGCTGTGGCAAGAATATGTAAAATTTCAAGGACTGCTTTGACTGAATGGATAAAGCATCTAAAATTTGGTAGAGTAGAAAGATTATTTTCCCCGTCTCAGCGGCGAAGAAAAAGCAAATTAAACAAAAATCAACGTGAGCAAATTGAAATATGGGTAGAAAGAAATCCAAATATTACTATTAAGGAAGTGCAAATAAAAATCTCAGAGGAATTTGGCCTAAACATTAGCAAATCAACAGTGCACCGTGAGATACAAAGGATGAAGTTTTCTTACATAACACCGAGGCCAATTCACCATAAACAAGATAAAAACAAGCAAGAAGAGTTTAAAAAATACTTCAATAAAATAGTCAATTCCCACCCTGAAAAGGAGGTA TTTTTTGATGAATCACGATTTGGAACTCATTCAAAAATCGGACACGGATGGTTTAAAAAAGGGGTCAGAACACAGGTTAAAATGAAAATTGGTAGACAAAATTTCTATATCTACAGTGCGGTAAATCCAAGAAGTGGTAAGAAAATTAGCCTACTTGCTCCATATGTAAACACTGATTGTATGAATATATTTCTGGAGCAGATGTCGAAAGATTTAGGCACGAAAGAAGCCTTTCTTGTAATGGATTGTGCAAGTTGGCATAGATCAAAAAGTTTGAAAATTCAGGAAAACATTACCATCATATACTTGCCTCCTTATTCACCGGAACTGAATCCTGTTGAAAGGTTGTGGCAATATATCAAATACAATACTTTACGCAATAGTATCTACGATACCATAGGTTTACTTGAAGATGTTTTGTGTAATTTTATTGTCAATATTTCCAGTACTACTATTAAACGAGTTTGTAATGTTTCTTATTTGTTCGGTCAGTAA
- the ispG gene encoding flavodoxin-dependent (E)-4-hydroxy-3-methylbut-2-enyl-diphosphate synthase yields MLDRDLTLSDDAYESSPVSRHKTHTVKVGQVKIGGNNPIVVQSMALGAHIDSDNIKSSAQKYAKEVIELAHAGSELVRIALNSEEVAKAIPYIVEEINKEGFDGKILVGCGQYELYRLIQDYPDNIKILGKIRINPGNIGFGDKRDEKFEKIIEYAITHDLPVRIGVNWGSLDKYLSQKLMDENSLSSNPKTSDVILRKTLVMSALGSAKKAEKIGLNAEKIIISCKVSRVQDLILVYTALAKSSNYALHLGLTEAGMGNKGIINTTAGLTYLLQNGIGDTIRASLTQRPGESRTNEVVVCQEILQSIGLRHFNPQVSSCPGCGRTSGDRFRRLTEEINDYIKTHMPIWKKKNPGVEYMSVAVMGCIVNGPGESKHANLGISLPGYGEKPVSAVYKDGKYFKTLQGDNIFEEFKEIISDYVEKHYT; encoded by the coding sequence ATGCTAGATAGAGACCTGACATTGAGTGATGATGCATATGAGTCATCGCCGGTTTCCAGGCATAAAACTCATACTGTAAAAGTTGGACAAGTGAAGATAGGTGGAAATAATCCTATAGTTGTTCAATCCATGGCACTTGGTGCACATATAGATTCTGACAACATAAAAAGCAGTGCTCAGAAATATGCAAAAGAAGTAATAGAACTAGCGCATGCAGGTTCAGAATTGGTGCGAATTGCTTTGAACTCAGAGGAAGTAGCAAAAGCAATACCTTATATAGTAGAGGAAATAAATAAAGAAGGCTTTGATGGTAAAATATTAGTAGGCTGTGGACAATATGAGCTCTACAGGCTGATTCAGGATTATCCAGACAACATTAAAATTTTGGGTAAAATTAGGATAAATCCAGGTAATATAGGCTTTGGTGATAAACGTGATGAAAAATTTGAAAAAATTATAGAGTATGCAATAACGCATGATCTTCCTGTCAGAATTGGAGTAAATTGGGGTAGTCTTGATAAGTACCTTTCACAAAAATTAATGGATGAAAACTCCTTGTCTAGTAATCCAAAAACTTCTGATGTTATATTACGTAAGACGCTTGTAATGTCTGCTCTTGGTAGTGCAAAAAAAGCTGAAAAGATTGGCCTTAATGCAGAGAAAATAATCATTTCATGTAAAGTCAGTAGAGTGCAAGATTTAATTTTAGTTTATACTGCACTTGCAAAATCTTCCAATTATGCGCTGCATTTGGGTTTAACCGAAGCTGGTATGGGTAATAAAGGCATAATAAATACCACAGCAGGGCTTACTTATTTATTGCAAAATGGTATTGGAGACACTATCCGGGCTTCTTTAACTCAGCGCCCTGGTGAATCACGCACTAATGAGGTGGTAGTATGTCAGGAAATACTACAGTCTATAGGTTTACGTCACTTTAACCCTCAGGTGAGTTCATGTCCTGGTTGTGGACGCACAAGTGGCGATCGTTTTCGTAGATTAACTGAGGAAATAAATGACTACATAAAAACTCATATGCCGATATGGAAGAAAAAGAATCCTGGTGTAGAGTATATGAGCGTTGCTGTTATGGGATGTATAGTAAATGGTCCTGGAGAAAGCAAACATGCAAATCTGGGGATCAGCCTTCCTGGATACGGAGAAAAACCTGTTTCAGCAGTCTACAAAGACGGCAAATATTTCAAAACTTTACAAGGTGATAATATTTTTGAAGAATTTAAGGAAATTATTAGTGATTATGTGGAGAAGCATTACACATAA
- a CDS encoding FtsK/SpoIIIE family DNA translocase, whose translation MLKKQLKSAIYLSLLMYIYISIFSYNYQDPSLNTATNEKVTNLGGIVGSYLADILVQFLGLASITIATTIVYFLISKRLLKILYLVLINLGICSTLEQLSLSTTARYMHSGIVGNTLIGHCPFYVFTVVASIGIVGLVGWKRTVYSLLFLCKKIASFFPKILFFRLRKTTDYSIAPLVLEEKYRTTRQQPKERQKKATEEIFKPPSSEFEFPSIHLLSKVEESVQRKQLNALESNKNLSLLEQVLSDFGVQGKIISVCYGPVVTLYKLEPQAGTKSARVIGLADDIARSMSALSARISIIRGQNAMGIELPNKEREIVMLRDLLESPEYQNANLNLPIALGKEISGKPVIADLTKMPHLLVAGTTGSGKSVAINTMILSLVYRLSPDECKMIMIDPKMLELSIYDAIPHLITPVVTEPKKAVIALKWIVKEMENRYRMMSYLNVRNVINYNQKITEAMNSGIELERVVQIGFNSTTGKPLFEKIPLKMETFPYIVVIVDEMADLMLVAGKDIECSIQRLAQMARAAGIHIIMATQRPSVDVITGVIKANFPTRISFAVTSKIDSRTILGEQGAEQLLGMGDMLYMASGGKIIRVHGPFVSDDEVQNIVDHLKTQGEPNYMEEITQEDENSFSESEGETEDEENDLYKQAVTIIQRDQKVSTSYIQRQLRIGYNRAANIVERMEKEGIVSAPSYSGKREILVE comes from the coding sequence ATGTTAAAAAAACAGCTAAAATCAGCGATATACCTGTCACTTTTAATGTATATATATATATCGATTTTTAGCTATAATTATCAAGATCCATCCTTAAATACAGCTACAAATGAGAAAGTAACAAATTTAGGTGGAATAGTAGGTTCATATTTAGCTGATATATTAGTTCAATTTTTGGGACTCGCTAGTATTACAATAGCTACAACCATAGTTTACTTTTTGATATCAAAAAGGTTGTTGAAGATTCTCTATTTAGTATTAATCAATTTGGGAATATGCTCTACATTAGAGCAACTTTCGCTCAGCACCACTGCAAGGTATATGCACAGTGGAATAGTCGGCAATACTCTAATTGGCCACTGCCCGTTTTATGTATTCACGGTAGTAGCGTCGATAGGTATTGTAGGATTGGTTGGTTGGAAGAGAACAGTTTATTCTTTACTTTTCCTATGCAAAAAAATAGCTTCCTTTTTTCCAAAGATCTTGTTTTTCAGATTACGTAAAACTACTGATTATTCAATAGCACCGTTAGTATTAGAAGAAAAATATAGAACCACTAGACAACAACCAAAAGAAAGACAGAAAAAAGCTACCGAAGAGATTTTTAAACCACCTTCTAGCGAGTTTGAGTTTCCAAGCATTCACTTACTTTCTAAAGTAGAAGAATCTGTGCAGAGAAAACAGTTGAATGCATTAGAGAGCAATAAGAATTTATCTTTGCTGGAGCAGGTCCTGAGTGATTTTGGCGTGCAAGGAAAAATTATAAGTGTATGTTATGGACCGGTTGTGACTTTATATAAACTTGAACCACAAGCCGGCACAAAATCTGCAAGAGTGATTGGCCTTGCGGATGATATTGCACGTTCGATGAGTGCACTCTCTGCACGTATTTCAATAATTCGTGGGCAAAATGCTATGGGAATAGAGTTGCCGAACAAGGAGAGAGAGATTGTGATGCTGCGTGATTTACTTGAATCGCCAGAATACCAAAATGCAAACTTAAATCTTCCAATTGCACTTGGCAAGGAAATAAGCGGAAAGCCAGTTATTGCAGATTTGACTAAAATGCCCCACTTGCTTGTTGCCGGGACTACGGGGTCAGGAAAATCAGTTGCGATTAACACGATGATTCTATCGCTCGTTTATCGATTAAGTCCTGATGAATGCAAGATGATAATGATCGACCCCAAAATGCTCGAGCTTTCAATATATGATGCAATACCGCATCTAATAACGCCAGTGGTAACAGAGCCAAAAAAAGCTGTTATTGCTCTTAAGTGGATAGTGAAAGAGATGGAAAATCGCTATCGCATGATGTCATATTTAAATGTGCGCAATGTAATAAACTATAATCAAAAAATTACAGAAGCGATGAATAGCGGAATAGAGTTGGAGCGCGTTGTACAGATTGGGTTTAACTCAACAACGGGTAAACCTTTATTTGAAAAAATACCACTTAAAATGGAGACATTTCCGTATATTGTGGTGATCGTAGATGAAATGGCAGATTTAATGCTTGTTGCTGGCAAAGATATAGAATGCTCTATTCAACGTTTAGCTCAGATGGCTCGTGCTGCAGGAATACACATCATAATGGCAACACAACGCCCATCTGTAGATGTAATAACAGGTGTGATAAAAGCAAACTTTCCAACGAGAATTAGTTTTGCTGTTACTTCTAAGATAGATAGCCGTACAATACTTGGTGAACAAGGGGCTGAACAATTGCTCGGTATGGGTGATATGCTTTATATGGCCTCTGGTGGTAAGATTATTCGAGTTCACGGTCCATTTGTAAGTGATGATGAGGTGCAAAATATAGTTGATCATCTGAAAACGCAAGGTGAGCCAAACTACATGGAGGAAATCACTCAAGAAGATGAAAATTCTTTCTCGGAATCAGAAGGTGAAACAGAAGATGAAGAGAACGATCTATACAAGCAAGCAGTGACCATCATTCAGAGAGATCAAAAGGTTTCAACTAGTTACATTCAAAGGCAGCTTAGAATAGGCTATAATAGAGCTGCAAATATTGTTGAAAGAATGGAGAAAGAAGGTATTGTCAGCGCTCCGAGTTACTCAGGAAAGAGAGAGATATTGGTAGAATAA